A single Chanos chanos chromosome 8, fChaCha1.1, whole genome shotgun sequence DNA region contains:
- the dync1i1b gene encoding cytoplasmic dynein 1 intermediate chain 1 isoform X2, which produces MSDKTDLKAELERKKQRLAQIREEKKRKEEERKKKEAEIQQKTENVSEDSDLDRKRRETEALLQSIGISPEPPLVPTPMSPSSQSVSTPSETGSQESVDGGTLGRTLQWDTEPSALQLIADSELGRRMHRLGASPIVQIDFLPKELVTYSKETQTPVAANQSEEDEEEDEVSVVKPEPQTDQQENEHSQENKEVHPRELTEEEKKQILHSEDFLVFFDRTVRVVERALAEDSDIFFDYSGRDMEEREGDMQAGSNLSFSRCFYDEHWSKHRVITCLDWSPQYSELLVSSYNANEDAPHEPDGVVLVWNMKFKKSTPEYIFHCQSSVMSVGFAQFHPNLVVGGTYSGQIVLWDNRSHRRTPVQRTPLSAAAHTHPVYCVNVVGTQNANNLITVSTDGKMCSWNLDMLSQPQESMELVYNKSKPVAVTCMAFPAGDVNNYVVGSEEGTVYTASRHGSKAGICEMFEGHQGPVTGISCHNAVGPMDFSHLFTTSSFDWTVKLWTTKHNKPLYSFEDNADYVYDVMWSPVHPALFATVDGMGRLDLWNLNSDTEVPTASVTVEGSCALNRVRWASGGKEVAVGDSEGRIWIYDVGELAVPHAEDWTKFARTLVEIRANQGDREAEGSLELAA; this is translated from the exons ATGTCTGACAAAACTGACCTGAAAGCGGAGCTTGAGCGTAAAAAACAGCGTCTTGCTCAGATccgagaggaaaagaaaagaaaagaggaagagagaaaaaagaaagag GCAGAGATTCAGCAGAAGACAGAGAATGTGTCAGAGGACTCAGACTTGGATAGAAAACGAAGAGAAACAGAAGCTCTCCTACAGAGCATTGGGATCTCTCCTGAACCCCCATTAG tCCCAACCCCTATGTCTCCCTCTTCGCAATCAGTGAGCACACCCAGTGAGACCGGTAGCCAGGAATCAGTTGACGGAGGCACGTTAGGAAG AACCCTGCAATGGGACACTGAGCCTTCAGCTCTCCAGCTGATAGCTGACTCAGAGCTTGG TCGCAGGATGCATAGATTAGGGGCATCACCAATTGTTCAAATTGACTTCTTGCCCAAAGAGCTGGTGACATATTCTAAAGAAACGCAGACTCCAGTTGCAGCCAATCAATCTGAAG aggatgaggaagaagatgaagtcTCTGTAGTCAAACCTGAGCCTCAAACAGATCAACAAGAGAATGAGCATTCTCAGGAGAACAAAGAAG TTCACCCAAGGGAactcacagaggaggagaagaagcaaATTCTACACTCTGAAGacttccttgttttttttgacCGAACTGTGCGTGTGGTGGAGCGTGCATTGGCTGAGGACTCTGACATTTTCTTTGACTACAGTGGACGTgacatggaggagagagaggg GGACATGCAGGCTGGTTCCAATTTATCCTTCAGTCGATGTTTCTATGATGAACACTGGTCCAAACATCGTGTTATCACGTGTCTTGACTGGTCCCCTCAG TACTCTGAATTGCTAGTGTCATCCTACAACGCTAATGAGGATGCACCGCATGAACCAGATGGGGTCGTTCTGGTGTGgaacatgaaatttaaaaagtcCACTCCAGAGTACATATTCCACTGTCAG TCCTCAGTGATGTCGGTGGGTTTTGCTCAGTTCCATCCCAATCTGGTGGTGGGGGGCACATACTCTGGGCAGATAGTGTTGTGGGATAACCGCAGTCACAGAAGGACTCCTGTGCAGAGAACACCTCTGTCTGCAGCCGCACACACT CACCCCGTTTACTGCGTGAATGTGGTGGGGACACAAAATGCCAACAACCTGATTACAGTGTCCACAGATGGCAAGATGTGTTCCTGGAACCTGGACATGCTCTCACAGCCACAG GAGAGTATGGAACTGGTTTACAATAAGTCTAAACCTGTAGCAGTGACTTGCATGGCCTTCCCTGCGGGGGATGTCAATAACTATGTGGTTGGCAGTGAGGAGGGGACTGTGTACACAGCATCCCGCCATGGCAG tAAGGCTGGTATCTGTGAGATGTTTGAGGGACACCAGGGGCCTGTGACAGGAATCAGCTGTCATAATGCTGTGGGCCCGATGGACTTCTCCCATCTCTTCACCACATCCTCATTTGACTGGACAGTCAAACTGTGGACAACCAAA caTAATAAGCCATTGTACTCCTTTGAGGATAATGCAGACTATGTTTATGATGTCATGTGGTCTCCGGTGCATCCGGCTCTATTTGCCACGGTGGACGGGATGGGCCGTTTGGACCTCTGGAATttaaacagtgacacagag GTGCCCACTGCGAGTGTGACAGTGGAGGGCTCGTGCGCCCTGAACCGCGTGCGATGGGCATCGGGTGGCAAAGAAGTGGCAGTGGGAGACTCAGAAGGTCGGATCTGGATCTATGACGTAGGAGAG CTGGCAGTGCCCCATGCCGAAGACTGGACCAAATTTGCCCGTACCCTTGTAGAAATCCGTGCCAaccagggagacagagaggcgGAGGGTTCTCTGGAGCTAGCTGCCTAA
- the dync1i1b gene encoding cytoplasmic dynein 1 intermediate chain 1 isoform X4, which translates to MSDKTDLKAELERKKQRLAQIREEKKRKEEERKKKEAEIQQKTENVSEDSDLDRKRRETEALLQSIGISPEPPLVPTPMSPSSQSVSTPSETGSQESVDGGTLGSRRMHRLGASPIVQIDFLPKELVTYSKETQTPVAANQSEEDEEEDEVSVVKPEPQTDQQENEHSQENKEVHPRELTEEEKKQILHSEDFLVFFDRTVRVVERALAEDSDIFFDYSGRDMEEREGDMQAGSNLSFSRCFYDEHWSKHRVITCLDWSPQYSELLVSSYNANEDAPHEPDGVVLVWNMKFKKSTPEYIFHCQSSVMSVGFAQFHPNLVVGGTYSGQIVLWDNRSHRRTPVQRTPLSAAAHTHPVYCVNVVGTQNANNLITVSTDGKMCSWNLDMLSQPQESMELVYNKSKPVAVTCMAFPAGDVNNYVVGSEEGTVYTASRHGSKAGICEMFEGHQGPVTGISCHNAVGPMDFSHLFTTSSFDWTVKLWTTKHNKPLYSFEDNADYVYDVMWSPVHPALFATVDGMGRLDLWNLNSDTEVPTASVTVEGSCALNRVRWASGGKEVAVGDSEGRIWIYDVGELAVPHAEDWTKFARTLVEIRANQGDREAEGSLELAA; encoded by the exons ATGTCTGACAAAACTGACCTGAAAGCGGAGCTTGAGCGTAAAAAACAGCGTCTTGCTCAGATccgagaggaaaagaaaagaaaagaggaagagagaaaaaagaaagag GCAGAGATTCAGCAGAAGACAGAGAATGTGTCAGAGGACTCAGACTTGGATAGAAAACGAAGAGAAACAGAAGCTCTCCTACAGAGCATTGGGATCTCTCCTGAACCCCCATTAG tCCCAACCCCTATGTCTCCCTCTTCGCAATCAGTGAGCACACCCAGTGAGACCGGTAGCCAGGAATCAGTTGACGGAGGCACGTTAGGAAG TCGCAGGATGCATAGATTAGGGGCATCACCAATTGTTCAAATTGACTTCTTGCCCAAAGAGCTGGTGACATATTCTAAAGAAACGCAGACTCCAGTTGCAGCCAATCAATCTGAAG aggatgaggaagaagatgaagtcTCTGTAGTCAAACCTGAGCCTCAAACAGATCAACAAGAGAATGAGCATTCTCAGGAGAACAAAGAAG TTCACCCAAGGGAactcacagaggaggagaagaagcaaATTCTACACTCTGAAGacttccttgttttttttgacCGAACTGTGCGTGTGGTGGAGCGTGCATTGGCTGAGGACTCTGACATTTTCTTTGACTACAGTGGACGTgacatggaggagagagaggg GGACATGCAGGCTGGTTCCAATTTATCCTTCAGTCGATGTTTCTATGATGAACACTGGTCCAAACATCGTGTTATCACGTGTCTTGACTGGTCCCCTCAG TACTCTGAATTGCTAGTGTCATCCTACAACGCTAATGAGGATGCACCGCATGAACCAGATGGGGTCGTTCTGGTGTGgaacatgaaatttaaaaagtcCACTCCAGAGTACATATTCCACTGTCAG TCCTCAGTGATGTCGGTGGGTTTTGCTCAGTTCCATCCCAATCTGGTGGTGGGGGGCACATACTCTGGGCAGATAGTGTTGTGGGATAACCGCAGTCACAGAAGGACTCCTGTGCAGAGAACACCTCTGTCTGCAGCCGCACACACT CACCCCGTTTACTGCGTGAATGTGGTGGGGACACAAAATGCCAACAACCTGATTACAGTGTCCACAGATGGCAAGATGTGTTCCTGGAACCTGGACATGCTCTCACAGCCACAG GAGAGTATGGAACTGGTTTACAATAAGTCTAAACCTGTAGCAGTGACTTGCATGGCCTTCCCTGCGGGGGATGTCAATAACTATGTGGTTGGCAGTGAGGAGGGGACTGTGTACACAGCATCCCGCCATGGCAG tAAGGCTGGTATCTGTGAGATGTTTGAGGGACACCAGGGGCCTGTGACAGGAATCAGCTGTCATAATGCTGTGGGCCCGATGGACTTCTCCCATCTCTTCACCACATCCTCATTTGACTGGACAGTCAAACTGTGGACAACCAAA caTAATAAGCCATTGTACTCCTTTGAGGATAATGCAGACTATGTTTATGATGTCATGTGGTCTCCGGTGCATCCGGCTCTATTTGCCACGGTGGACGGGATGGGCCGTTTGGACCTCTGGAATttaaacagtgacacagag GTGCCCACTGCGAGTGTGACAGTGGAGGGCTCGTGCGCCCTGAACCGCGTGCGATGGGCATCGGGTGGCAAAGAAGTGGCAGTGGGAGACTCAGAAGGTCGGATCTGGATCTATGACGTAGGAGAG CTGGCAGTGCCCCATGCCGAAGACTGGACCAAATTTGCCCGTACCCTTGTAGAAATCCGTGCCAaccagggagacagagaggcgGAGGGTTCTCTGGAGCTAGCTGCCTAA
- the dync1i1b gene encoding cytoplasmic dynein 1 intermediate chain 1 isoform X3 yields the protein MSDKTDLKAELERKKQRLAQIREEKKRKEEERKKKEAEIQQKTENVSEDSDLDRKRRETEALLQSIGISPEPPLVQPLQLLTWDTCYFHYLVPTPMSPSSQSVSTPSETGSQESVDGGTLGSRRMHRLGASPIVQIDFLPKELVTYSKETQTPVAANQSEEDEEEDEVSVVKPEPQTDQQENEHSQENKEVHPRELTEEEKKQILHSEDFLVFFDRTVRVVERALAEDSDIFFDYSGRDMEEREGDMQAGSNLSFSRCFYDEHWSKHRVITCLDWSPQYSELLVSSYNANEDAPHEPDGVVLVWNMKFKKSTPEYIFHCQSSVMSVGFAQFHPNLVVGGTYSGQIVLWDNRSHRRTPVQRTPLSAAAHTHPVYCVNVVGTQNANNLITVSTDGKMCSWNLDMLSQPQESMELVYNKSKPVAVTCMAFPAGDVNNYVVGSEEGTVYTASRHGSKAGICEMFEGHQGPVTGISCHNAVGPMDFSHLFTTSSFDWTVKLWTTKHNKPLYSFEDNADYVYDVMWSPVHPALFATVDGMGRLDLWNLNSDTEVPTASVTVEGSCALNRVRWASGGKEVAVGDSEGRIWIYDVGELAVPHAEDWTKFARTLVEIRANQGDREAEGSLELAA from the exons ATGTCTGACAAAACTGACCTGAAAGCGGAGCTTGAGCGTAAAAAACAGCGTCTTGCTCAGATccgagaggaaaagaaaagaaaagaggaagagagaaaaaagaaagag GCAGAGATTCAGCAGAAGACAGAGAATGTGTCAGAGGACTCAGACTTGGATAGAAAACGAAGAGAAACAGAAGCTCTCCTACAGAGCATTGGGATCTCTCCTGAACCCCCATTAG TGCAGCCGCTACAGCTTTTAACATGGGATAcctgttattttcattatttagtCCCAACCCCTATGTCTCCCTCTTCGCAATCAGTGAGCACACCCAGTGAGACCGGTAGCCAGGAATCAGTTGACGGAGGCACGTTAGGAAG TCGCAGGATGCATAGATTAGGGGCATCACCAATTGTTCAAATTGACTTCTTGCCCAAAGAGCTGGTGACATATTCTAAAGAAACGCAGACTCCAGTTGCAGCCAATCAATCTGAAG aggatgaggaagaagatgaagtcTCTGTAGTCAAACCTGAGCCTCAAACAGATCAACAAGAGAATGAGCATTCTCAGGAGAACAAAGAAG TTCACCCAAGGGAactcacagaggaggagaagaagcaaATTCTACACTCTGAAGacttccttgttttttttgacCGAACTGTGCGTGTGGTGGAGCGTGCATTGGCTGAGGACTCTGACATTTTCTTTGACTACAGTGGACGTgacatggaggagagagaggg GGACATGCAGGCTGGTTCCAATTTATCCTTCAGTCGATGTTTCTATGATGAACACTGGTCCAAACATCGTGTTATCACGTGTCTTGACTGGTCCCCTCAG TACTCTGAATTGCTAGTGTCATCCTACAACGCTAATGAGGATGCACCGCATGAACCAGATGGGGTCGTTCTGGTGTGgaacatgaaatttaaaaagtcCACTCCAGAGTACATATTCCACTGTCAG TCCTCAGTGATGTCGGTGGGTTTTGCTCAGTTCCATCCCAATCTGGTGGTGGGGGGCACATACTCTGGGCAGATAGTGTTGTGGGATAACCGCAGTCACAGAAGGACTCCTGTGCAGAGAACACCTCTGTCTGCAGCCGCACACACT CACCCCGTTTACTGCGTGAATGTGGTGGGGACACAAAATGCCAACAACCTGATTACAGTGTCCACAGATGGCAAGATGTGTTCCTGGAACCTGGACATGCTCTCACAGCCACAG GAGAGTATGGAACTGGTTTACAATAAGTCTAAACCTGTAGCAGTGACTTGCATGGCCTTCCCTGCGGGGGATGTCAATAACTATGTGGTTGGCAGTGAGGAGGGGACTGTGTACACAGCATCCCGCCATGGCAG tAAGGCTGGTATCTGTGAGATGTTTGAGGGACACCAGGGGCCTGTGACAGGAATCAGCTGTCATAATGCTGTGGGCCCGATGGACTTCTCCCATCTCTTCACCACATCCTCATTTGACTGGACAGTCAAACTGTGGACAACCAAA caTAATAAGCCATTGTACTCCTTTGAGGATAATGCAGACTATGTTTATGATGTCATGTGGTCTCCGGTGCATCCGGCTCTATTTGCCACGGTGGACGGGATGGGCCGTTTGGACCTCTGGAATttaaacagtgacacagag GTGCCCACTGCGAGTGTGACAGTGGAGGGCTCGTGCGCCCTGAACCGCGTGCGATGGGCATCGGGTGGCAAAGAAGTGGCAGTGGGAGACTCAGAAGGTCGGATCTGGATCTATGACGTAGGAGAG CTGGCAGTGCCCCATGCCGAAGACTGGACCAAATTTGCCCGTACCCTTGTAGAAATCCGTGCCAaccagggagacagagaggcgGAGGGTTCTCTGGAGCTAGCTGCCTAA
- the dync1i1b gene encoding cytoplasmic dynein 1 intermediate chain 1 isoform X1: MSDKTDLKAELERKKQRLAQIREEKKRKEEERKKKEAEIQQKTENVSEDSDLDRKRRETEALLQSIGISPEPPLVQPLQLLTWDTCYFHYLVPTPMSPSSQSVSTPSETGSQESVDGGTLGRTLQWDTEPSALQLIADSELGRRMHRLGASPIVQIDFLPKELVTYSKETQTPVAANQSEEDEEEDEVSVVKPEPQTDQQENEHSQENKEVHPRELTEEEKKQILHSEDFLVFFDRTVRVVERALAEDSDIFFDYSGRDMEEREGDMQAGSNLSFSRCFYDEHWSKHRVITCLDWSPQYSELLVSSYNANEDAPHEPDGVVLVWNMKFKKSTPEYIFHCQSSVMSVGFAQFHPNLVVGGTYSGQIVLWDNRSHRRTPVQRTPLSAAAHTHPVYCVNVVGTQNANNLITVSTDGKMCSWNLDMLSQPQESMELVYNKSKPVAVTCMAFPAGDVNNYVVGSEEGTVYTASRHGSKAGICEMFEGHQGPVTGISCHNAVGPMDFSHLFTTSSFDWTVKLWTTKHNKPLYSFEDNADYVYDVMWSPVHPALFATVDGMGRLDLWNLNSDTEVPTASVTVEGSCALNRVRWASGGKEVAVGDSEGRIWIYDVGELAVPHAEDWTKFARTLVEIRANQGDREAEGSLELAA; this comes from the exons ATGTCTGACAAAACTGACCTGAAAGCGGAGCTTGAGCGTAAAAAACAGCGTCTTGCTCAGATccgagaggaaaagaaaagaaaagaggaagagagaaaaaagaaagag GCAGAGATTCAGCAGAAGACAGAGAATGTGTCAGAGGACTCAGACTTGGATAGAAAACGAAGAGAAACAGAAGCTCTCCTACAGAGCATTGGGATCTCTCCTGAACCCCCATTAG TGCAGCCGCTACAGCTTTTAACATGGGATAcctgttattttcattatttagtCCCAACCCCTATGTCTCCCTCTTCGCAATCAGTGAGCACACCCAGTGAGACCGGTAGCCAGGAATCAGTTGACGGAGGCACGTTAGGAAG AACCCTGCAATGGGACACTGAGCCTTCAGCTCTCCAGCTGATAGCTGACTCAGAGCTTGG TCGCAGGATGCATAGATTAGGGGCATCACCAATTGTTCAAATTGACTTCTTGCCCAAAGAGCTGGTGACATATTCTAAAGAAACGCAGACTCCAGTTGCAGCCAATCAATCTGAAG aggatgaggaagaagatgaagtcTCTGTAGTCAAACCTGAGCCTCAAACAGATCAACAAGAGAATGAGCATTCTCAGGAGAACAAAGAAG TTCACCCAAGGGAactcacagaggaggagaagaagcaaATTCTACACTCTGAAGacttccttgttttttttgacCGAACTGTGCGTGTGGTGGAGCGTGCATTGGCTGAGGACTCTGACATTTTCTTTGACTACAGTGGACGTgacatggaggagagagaggg GGACATGCAGGCTGGTTCCAATTTATCCTTCAGTCGATGTTTCTATGATGAACACTGGTCCAAACATCGTGTTATCACGTGTCTTGACTGGTCCCCTCAG TACTCTGAATTGCTAGTGTCATCCTACAACGCTAATGAGGATGCACCGCATGAACCAGATGGGGTCGTTCTGGTGTGgaacatgaaatttaaaaagtcCACTCCAGAGTACATATTCCACTGTCAG TCCTCAGTGATGTCGGTGGGTTTTGCTCAGTTCCATCCCAATCTGGTGGTGGGGGGCACATACTCTGGGCAGATAGTGTTGTGGGATAACCGCAGTCACAGAAGGACTCCTGTGCAGAGAACACCTCTGTCTGCAGCCGCACACACT CACCCCGTTTACTGCGTGAATGTGGTGGGGACACAAAATGCCAACAACCTGATTACAGTGTCCACAGATGGCAAGATGTGTTCCTGGAACCTGGACATGCTCTCACAGCCACAG GAGAGTATGGAACTGGTTTACAATAAGTCTAAACCTGTAGCAGTGACTTGCATGGCCTTCCCTGCGGGGGATGTCAATAACTATGTGGTTGGCAGTGAGGAGGGGACTGTGTACACAGCATCCCGCCATGGCAG tAAGGCTGGTATCTGTGAGATGTTTGAGGGACACCAGGGGCCTGTGACAGGAATCAGCTGTCATAATGCTGTGGGCCCGATGGACTTCTCCCATCTCTTCACCACATCCTCATTTGACTGGACAGTCAAACTGTGGACAACCAAA caTAATAAGCCATTGTACTCCTTTGAGGATAATGCAGACTATGTTTATGATGTCATGTGGTCTCCGGTGCATCCGGCTCTATTTGCCACGGTGGACGGGATGGGCCGTTTGGACCTCTGGAATttaaacagtgacacagag GTGCCCACTGCGAGTGTGACAGTGGAGGGCTCGTGCGCCCTGAACCGCGTGCGATGGGCATCGGGTGGCAAAGAAGTGGCAGTGGGAGACTCAGAAGGTCGGATCTGGATCTATGACGTAGGAGAG CTGGCAGTGCCCCATGCCGAAGACTGGACCAAATTTGCCCGTACCCTTGTAGAAATCCGTGCCAaccagggagacagagaggcgGAGGGTTCTCTGGAGCTAGCTGCCTAA
- the LOC115819046 gene encoding serum paraoxonase/arylesterase 2, with product MGKALITIIVAAIAIFVGERAINFRHSMLATRELTRKDLPNCRPLQGIDYGAEDITILKDGLAFISTGLKYPGAPSYSDDPGKIYTVDLLDPDLNPVELRIDGEFDRSSFNPHGISVYTDKKDGSIYLFVVNHPEYKSQIEIFKFHEQENAIVHKKTIKHDLLHSVNDIVAVGTESFYATNDHYFSNDMLKHAELLLTLPWCNVVHYSPEEVKVVAKGFHFANGINISPDKRHIYVSDFFNHKIVVMEIGESSTLTHVKEVGVGCLPDNIEVDYETGDLWLGCQPNGAKLFASDPKDPPGSEVIRIQNIHSEKPAVTQVYADDGRVIIGSSVAAPYGGKLLIGSVYHKALCCDQK from the exons ATGGGCAAGGCGCTTATAACAATTATTGTTGCTGCGATCGCTATATTTGTTGGGGAAAGAGCAATCAATTTTAG GCACTCAATGCTTGCTACTAGAGAACTTACTCGGAAAGATCTACCCAACTGCCGCCCACTTCAGGGCATAG ACTATGGAGCGGAGGATATCACTATACTTAAGGATGGACTGGCCTTCATAAGCACt GGCTTGAAGTATCCAGGTGCGCCTTCCTACTCCGATGATCCAGGAAAGATCTATACTGTGGATCTACTGGATCCTGATTTGAATCCTGTGGAGCTACGCATTGATGGAGAGTTTGACCGTTCTTCTTTCAATCCACATGGGATCAGCGtgtacacagacaaaaagg ATGGCTCCATTTACTTATTTGTTGTAAATCATCCTGAATACAAAAGTCAGATCGAGATTTTTAAGTTTCATGAGCAGGAAAATGCCATCGTTCATAAGAAAACCATTAAACATGATCTCCTCCACAG tgtaaaTGATATAGTGGCAGTAGGCACTGAGAGTTTCTACGCCACAAATGACCACTACTTCTCCAATGATATGCTGAAACATGCAGAACTCCTGCTCACCCTGCCCTGGTGTAATGTAGTTCACTACAGCCCAGAGGAAGTGAAGGTAGTGGCTAAAGGCTTCCATTTTGCCAATGGCATCAACATCTCACCTGATAAAAG GCACATATACgtatctgatttttttaatcataagaTTGTTGTCATGGAGATAGGAGAAAGTTCTACACTGACACATGTTAAG GAGGTTGGAGTGGGATGTCTCCCTGACAACATTGAAGTTGACTATGAAACAGGGGATTTGTGGCTTGGCTGTCAGCCAAACGGGGCCAAGTTATTTGCAAGTGATCCTAAAGATCCACCAGGATCTGAG GTTATTCGCATTCAAAATATCCACTCGGAGAAGCCAGCTGTAACCCAGGTGTATGCTGATGACGGCAGAGTGATCATTGGATCCTCCGTGGCAGCTCCCTATGGAGGAAAGCTTCTCATTGGAAGTGTCTATCACAAAGCCTTATGCTGTGACCAGAAGTAG
- the LOC115819045 gene encoding serum paraoxonase/arylesterase 2, translated as MGKVLVITVVVAAVAIFVGERAVNFRKRALASREINLNHLPNCQLIKGIEYGAEDITRLPDGRAIMSTGLKLEGVPVFSQDPGKMYILDPEDTRLKPVELRIGRGFDVDSFNPHGISVYADENDGSVYVFVVNHPNLKSQLEIFKFMEDEDALVYLKTIKHELLHSLNDIVAVGPESFYATNDQYFTYSFLKTLAVLFTIPLSNVVYYSPKEVKIVADGFYFTNGINISPDKRHIYVADIIGHNVHVLERKSNNNLVPLKVVEVGTLPDNIEVEPETGDLWLGCFPNGWKAFVNDPEDPAGSEVIRIQNIHSDKPVVTQVYADDGKVLIGSTVATRFGGKLLIGTNYHRALCCDLP; from the exons ATGGGGAAGGTGCTCGTCATAACAGTTGTTGTTGCTGCGGTCGCTATATTTGTTGGGGAGAGAGCAGTCAATTTTAG GAAGAGAGCTCTTGCCAGCAGAGAAATCAATCTAAACCATCTTCCCAACTGTCAGTTGATCAAGGGAATTG AATATGGAGCAGAGGACATTACTAGGCTCCCAGATGGACGGGCAATCATGAGCACA GGTCTAAAACTTGAAGGTGTACCAGTCTTTTCCCAAGATCCAGGGAAAATGTACATTCTTGATCCTGAAGACACAAGGCTGAAACCTGTGGAACTCCGAATTGGAAGAGGCTTTGATGTTGATTCCTTTAATCCCCATGGCATCAGTGTATATGCTGATGAGAATG ATGgatctgtatatgtgtttgtcGTCAATCATCCCAACCTCAAAAGCCAGCTGGAGATCTTCAAATTTATGGAGGATGAAGACGCTCTTGTGTACCTGAAAACCATTAAACACGAACTTCTCCACAG CTTGAATGACATTGTTGCTGTTGGACCAGAAAGCTTTTACGCCACAAATGATCAGTACTTCACATActcatttttgaaaactttAGCAGTTCTCTTCACTATACCCTTGTCTAACGTAGTGTACTACAGCCCCAAGGAAGTGAAGATAGTAGCTGATGGCTTTTACTTTACTAATGGCATCAACATATCACCTGACAAAAG ACATATATATGTGGCAGATATAATTGGTCACAATGTTCATGTCTTGGAGAGGAAAAGCAACAATAACTTGGTGCCATTAAAG GTTGTGGAGGTTGGTACTCTTCCTGATAACATTGAAGTTGAGCCAGAAACAGGTGACTTATGGTTGGGCTGCTTTCCCAATGGCTGGAAAGCATTTGTGAATGATCCAGAAGACCCAGCAGGATCAGAG GTTATTCGGATTCAGAACATCCACTCTGACAAGCCAGTTGTGACCCAGGTGTATGCTGATGATGGTAAGGTGCTCATTGGGTCAACAGTGGCAACTCGCTTTGGTGGAAAGCTTCTCATTGGAACCAATTATCACAGAGCTCTTTGCTGCGACCTGCCATAG
- the LOC115819043 gene encoding serum paraoxonase/arylesterase 2: protein MGKLLVLSLFILVLAVFIGERYVKLKHLSLATREVNRKDLPNCRPLQGIDYGAEDITVLKDGLAFLSTGLKYPGLPSYSDDPGKIYTVDLLEPGLNPVELRIDGEFDRSSFNPHGISVYTDKKDGSIYLFVVNHPEYKSQIEIFKFHEQENAIVHKKTIKHDLLHSVNDIVAVGTESFYATNDHYFSNDMLKLAETLLTLPWCNVVYYSPEEVKVVAQGFYSANGINISPDKRHIYVSDILYHKIVVMEIGESSTLTHVKEVGVGSLCDNIEVDYETGDLWLGCHPNAAKFMAGDPKDPPGSEVIRIQNIHSEKPAVTQVYADDGRVIIGSSVAAPYGGKLLIGSVYHKALCCDLK, encoded by the exons ATGGGGAAATTGCTGGTCCTATCACTATTCATTCTTGTCCTTGCAGTCTTTATTGGAGAGCGATACGTAAAATTAAA GCACTTAAGTCTTGCCACTAGAGAAGTTAATCGGAAAGATCTTCCCAACTGCCGGCCACTTCAGGGCATAG ACTATGGAGCGGAGGATATCACTGTACTTAAGGATGGACTGGCCTTCTTAAgcact GGCTTGAAGTATCCAGGTTTGCCATCCTATTCCGATGATCCAGGAAAGATCTATACTGTGGATCTACTGGAGCCTGGTTTGAATCCTGTGGAGCTACGCATTGATGGAGAGTTTGACCGTTCTTCTTTCAATCCACATGGGATCAGCGtgtacacagacaaaaagg ATGGCTCCATTTACTTATTTGTTGTAAATCATCCCGAATACAAAAGTCAGATCGAGATTTTTAAGTTTCATGAGCAGGAAAATGCCATTGTTCATAAGAAAACCATTAAACATGATCTCCTCCACAG TGTAAATGATATAGTGGCAGTAGGCACTGAGAGTTTCTACGCCACAAATGACCACTACTTCTCCAATGATATGCTGAAACTTGCGGAAACCCTGCTCACCCTGCCCTGGTGTAATGTAGTTTACTACAGCCCAGAGGAAGTGAAGGTAGTGGCTCAAGGCTTCTATTCAGCCAATGGCATCAACATCTCGCCTGATAAAAG GCACATATATGTATCTGATATTTTGTATCATAAGATTGTTGTCATGGAGATAGGAGAAAGTTCTACACTGACACATGTTAAG GAAGTTGGAGTGGGATCTCTGTGTGACAACATTGAAGTTGACTATGAAACAGGGGACCTGTGGCTGGGCTGTCACCCAAATGCGGCCAAGTTCATGGCAGGTGATCCCAAAGATCCCCCAGGATCTGAG GTTATTCGCATTCAAAATATCCACTCGGAGAAGCCAGCTGTAACCCAGGTGTATGCTGATGACGGCAGAGTGATCATTGGATCCTCCGTGGCAGCTCCCTATGGAGGAAAGCTTCTCATTGGAAGTGTCTATCACAAAGCCTTATGCTGTGACCTGAAGTAG